From Candidatus Deferrimicrobiaceae bacterium:
GACGCCTGGAGTTTCTCCACTTCCTTCCTGGCGTCGAGGCGCGCCTTGTCCTCGCCCCGGAGCGTCACCAGAGGGGCGATGCGAAGGACATTCCCCTCCTGGGAGACCCCGAGACCCTTCGCCTTCAGGACAATGTCCAGCGCCTGATCCCAGGGGACGTTGATGAGCCGGACGGAAACCTTGCCTTTCACTTCGTCCGTCGTGATGATGTTCAGGTTACTGACCTCGGCGATGATCCGGAATACATTGGCCAGGTCGGCGTCCTTGAAGTCCAGGGAGATCCTCTGCCCGACATACTTCCTGGGGGATTCCTCCGAGTGGGTGACGAATCCCCACCTCGCGGCCCCCCCGGCGGTCCCCATCTCCTGTGCCGAAATCGGGGGCGGGGAGGGCTCGGCTTTTCCCTTCAGTTCCGCGACCACGACGGGCTTCCCTCCTCCGGCCGCTTTCGGGAAGGAGAGGATCACGAAGTTGTCCCTCCCCTCCACGGTATAGGAGGAGCCGGGGACGAACGCGACGGTTACCCCGATCCCGTTCCTGACGGCGGCGGGCCGCACCGTCTTCACGGGGATGTCGAACTTCCTCGCGTCCATCTCCCGCAGCAACCCCTTCTCCGCGGACGCGCCGGGAAAGAAGAGCGTTACGCTGTCCTTCCCCTCGACCACCTTGTGAGGTAGGTCGCCCGACGTCGCGATGACGACGTTCGATGCGTCCGGGATGTCCTCGAGATCGATGCCCAGGATGGCCTTGCCCCTAGCGGGCACCTTATCCGCCCCGGGCCGGTCGAGGCTCGTCACCTTCTCCTCCTGTCCACCGCCGACCGAAAGAACAAGCCGGTTCCCTTCGGTGGTGACGAGGAACGGCAGCGGAAGATCGTCGGGGGTCTCCACCAGCATGCGGAGCTTGTCTCCCTGCTGCGAGAGCTTGACCGATTTCACCTGGGGCGTACCCGCCGGGATTTCCGAAGCCGCCGCCCCTTGCGCCACCCCCCATATGTCGACCACGATCCGGAACGGATCGTTGAGCTTGAACGAGTTGGTGTTCTCGATCTTTCCCGATACCTTCGCCTCGATATTGGTGTAGTAGGGCGTCTTCGAGACGACGATCTCCTCGATCCTCCCCCCGGGAGCAGCCTGCGGAGCATCCCCGGCAGCCACGACAATGGCCGGAACGGCCCCCATCGCGGAGACCAGCGCGGCGGCTGCCAGCCAGGCCTGGTACCGCCAAAGGTATCGGCCCATTGACCGTAAC
This genomic window contains:
- the pilQ gene encoding type IV pilus secretin PilQ, with the translated sequence MGRYLWRYQAWLAAAALVSAMGAVPAIVVAAGDAPQAAPGGRIEEIVVSKTPYYTNIEAKVSGKIENTNSFKLNDPFRIVVDIWGVAQGAAASEIPAGTPQVKSVKLSQQGDKLRMLVETPDDLPLPFLVTTEGNRLVLSVGGGQEEKVTSLDRPGADKVPARGKAILGIDLEDIPDASNVVIATSGDLPHKVVEGKDSVTLFFPGASAEKGLLREMDARKFDIPVKTVRPAAVRNGIGVTVAFVPGSSYTVEGRDNFVILSFPKAAGGGKPVVVAELKGKAEPSPPPISAQEMGTAGGAARWGFVTHSEESPRKYVGQRISLDFKDADLANVFRIIAEVSNLNIITTDEVKGKVSVRLINVPWDQALDIVLKAKGLGVSQEGNVLRIAPLVTLRGEDKARLDARKEVEKLQASLEGVIETIPVNYGKASDLQNKIKDLLSEGGKIQIDDRTNMIIIRDLRKNVEDVKSLVATLDTATPQVLIEARIVEVDTSFTRELGVQWGGSWKNGAATQIGITGVQDSAGASIPGQPLTNTTPFAASTTPPNFAVNLPATIGLGSGGGISFGILRDNLRLDLSLSALESSGKGKVVSSPKVVTIDNKEAVIEQGTQIPYSTVSASGTNTQFVDATLSLKVTPHITPEGSVIMKLEAKNDSQGAVGATGQPAINKKKATTEVLVRDGETAVIGGILQVSRKEDQAAVPWLSKIPVLGYFFKKDTNTSSNRELLIFITPKILKTESSQARMF